ACCTCGAAGACGGCGGAGCTGTCGCCGGTGACCACGTCCACCGAGCTCACGGCCATGGGCCGCCCGGCGGTGTACGAGGACGGCCGGTACAGCTCGCTGACCGTCACCCTCGCGCCCCAGCGGCTGCTGTTCGTCTCCACGCTCAAGGACGTCCACGCCCCCGCCGAGGAGCTGATCGCCGTCCTGGAGAAGGTGCAGTTCGTGGCGAACCCGGACATGTCCTGGGTCGGCCACTGACCCAGCGCGTCTGGGATACCAGACACCATCGGCCCGCTCCGGCTCGTGCGGAGCGGGCCGTCGCGTTGTGATGGGCACATGCAGCAACCGGTGCACCTGGGTCCGAAGCCCCTGACCCGCGAGGACGTCCACGCCGTCGCCCGCGGCGACGCGCCCGTGGCGCTCACGGACGCGGCCCGCGAGGCGGTCACCACCGCCCGGGCGCACATCGAGCGCCTGGCGACGGCCGAGAAGCCCACCTACGGCGTCTCGACGGGGTTCGGCGCGCTGGCGGTGCGGCACATCCCGCCGGACCGCCGCGCGGCCCTCCAGCAGTCCCTGGTCCGCTCGCACGCGGCGGGCGCGGGCCCGGAGGTGGAGCGCGAGGTCGTGCGCGCGCTCGTCCTGCTCCGCCTGAAGACCCTCGCGAGCGGCCACACCGGCGTCCGGCTGGAGACCGCCGAGGCGATGGCCGCCATGCTCAACGCGGGCATCACGCCGGTGGTCCACGAGTTCGGCTCGCTGGGCTGCTCGGGCGACCTGGCCCCGCTGTCCGCCGCTGCCCTCGCGCTCACGGGTGAGGGGTTCGTGCGGGACGCGCAGAACAACCTCGTCCCCGCCGCCGACGCCCTCAAGCAGGCCGGCATCACGCCGGTGAAGCTGGCGGAGAAAGAAGGCCTGGCGCTGATCAACGGCACCGACGGCATGCTCGGCATGCTGGTGCTGGCGATCAAGGACCTGCACCAGCTGCTGGACGTGGCCGACCTGACCGCCGCGATGAGCGTCGAGGCCCTGCTGGGCACGGACCGCGTGTTCGCCGCCGACCTGCACGCCTTGCGCCCGCACCCCGGCCAGGGCCGCAGCGCGAAGCGCATGGCCGAGCTGCTGGCCGGCTCCGAGATCATGGAGTCCCACCGCGGCCCGGACTGCACCCGCGTCCAGGACGCCTACTCGCTGCGCTGCTCGCCCCAGGTGCACGGCGCCGCCCGGGACACCGTGGCCTACGCCGAGACCGTCGCCGACCGCGAGCTGGCCTCCTCCATCGACAACCCGGTGGTGCTGCCGGACGGCCGCGTCGAGTCCAACGGCAACTTCCACGGCGCACCCATCGCGTACGTGCTGGACTTCCTGGCCATCCCGGTCGCGGACGTGGCGAGCATCGCCGAGCGCCGCACCGACCGGATGCTCGACGTCAACCGCTCGCACGGCCTGCCGCCGTTCCTGGCCGACGACCCGGGCGTCGACTCGGGCCACATGATCGCCCAGTACACGCAGGCCGCGATCGTGTCCGAGCTCAAGCGCCTGGCCGTGCCCGCGTCCGTGGACTCCATCCCGAGCAGCGCGATGCAGGAGGACCACGTCTCCATGGGCTGGTCCGCCGCGCGCAAGCTGCGCAAGGCCGTGGACGGGCTGCGGACCGTGCTGGCGATCGAGCTCCTGACCGCCGCCCGCGCGCTGGACCTGCGCGCACCCCTCAAGCCGGCGCCGGCGACCGCCGCGGCCGTGGCCAAGCTGCGCGAGCTCGTGCCGGGTCCCGGCCCGGACCGCCACCTGGCCCCCGAGATCGCCGCCGCCGAAGACCTGATCCGAAGTGGAGCCCTCTGATGGTGCAAGCCGACCGTGTGACCGTGCGAGCCGACCGGGGCACGCAGCTGACCGCCCAGAACTGGCAGACCGAGGCGGCGCTGCGGATGTTCCACAACAACCTCGACCCGGCCGTGGCCGAGCGCCCCGAGGACCTGGTGGTCTACGGCGGCACCGGCAAGGCCGCCCGCGACTGGCCCAGCTTCCACGCCATCAGCCGCGAGCTGGCCGCGCTCAAGGAGGACGAGACGCTGCTGGTGCAGTCCGGCCGTCCCGTGGGCGTGATGCGGACCCACGAGTGGGCGCCGCGCGTGCTGATCGCCAACTCGAACCTGGTGCCGGACTGGGCGAACTGGCCCGAGTTCCGCCGCCTGGAGGCCGAGGGCCTGACCATGTACGGCCAGATGACGGCCGGCTCGTGGATCTACATCGGCACCCAGGGCATCCTCCAGGGCACCTACGAGACCTTCGCGGCCGTGGCGCGCAAGCGGTTCAACGGCACTCTCAAGGGCACGCTGACCGTCACGGCGGGCCTGGGCGGCATGGGTGGCGCGCAGCCGCTGGCCGTCACCATGAACGAGGGTGTCGCGCTGTGCATCGAGGTCGACCGGCAGCGCGCCGAGCGCCGCGTGGAGACCCGGTACCTGGACGAGATCGCCGACGACATCGACGACGCCATCGCCCGCTGCCTCAAGGCCAAGTCCGAGGGCCGGGCGCTGTCCGTGGGCCTGATCGGCAACGCTGCCGAGGTGCTGCCCGAGCTGCTGCGCCGCGAGGTGCCGGTGGACGTCGTCACCGACCAGACCTCCGCGCACGACCCGCTGGCGTACCTGCCCAAGGGCGTGTCGGTCGAGGACTGGCACGACTACGCCGCCAAGAAGCCCGACGAGTTCACCGACCGGTCCCGCGAGTCCATGGCCGACCACGTCGAGGCGATGGTGGGCTTCCAGGACCGGGGCGCCGAGGTGTTCGACTACGGCAACTCCATCCGCGGCGAGGCCAAGCTCGGCGGCTACGAGCGGGCGTTCGACTTCCCCGGCTTCGTCCCCGCCTACATCCGGCCGCTGTTCTGCGAGGGCAAGGGCCCGTTCCGCTGGGCGGCGCTGTCCGGCGACCCGGCCGACATCGCCAAGACCGACGCCGCGATCCTGGAGCTGTTCCCGGAGAACGAGCAGCTCGCGCGGTGGATCAAGATGGCGGGCGAGCGGGTCGAGTTCCAGGGCCTGCCCGCGCGGATCTGCTGGCTGGGCTACGGCGAGCGGCACCTGGCGGGCCTGAAGTTCAACGAGATGGTGGCCTCGGGCGAGCTGTCCGCGCCGATCGTGATCGGCCGCGACCACCTCGACTGCGGCTCGGTGGCCTCGCCGTACCGGGAGACCGAGGCGATGGCCGACGGCTCCGACGCCATCGCGGACTGGCCGCTGCTCAACGCCCTGGTCAACACCGCGTCCGGTGCGACCTGGGTGTCCATCCACCACGGCGGCGGCGTCGGCATCGGCCGGTCCATCCACGCCGGCCAGGTGACGGTGGCGGACGGGACCGAGCTGGCGGCGCGGAAGATCGAGCGCGTGCTGACCAACGACCCGGGCATGGGCGTGATCCGGCACGTGGACGCGGGCTACCCGGAGGCGTCGGCGGTGGCCGCGGCCAAGGGCGTGCACATCCCGATGGCGCACAATGACTGACCTCGCGGACATCGCCGACGTCGGCCGGGACGCGCGGCGGGGCGGCTACTCGCGGCACGGGTTCGACCGGGTCGAGCTGGAGCTGCGGCAGTGGTTCACCGAGGAGGCCACGCGGCGCGGGCTGGACGTCGTGCCCGACCGCAACGGCAACCTGTGGGCGTGGTGGGGCAAGCCGGGGCCGGACGCGGTCGTGACCGGCAGCCACCTGGACTCCGTGCCCGGCGGTGGCGCGTTCGACGGCCCGTTGGGCGTGGTCTCGGCCCTGCAGGCCATCGACCTTCTGCGCGCTAAAAATTTTAGTCCGGCGAAGTCAATTGCTCTGGTCGTGTTCGTGGAGGAGGAGGGCGGGCGCTTCGGCGTGGCCTGTCTCGGGTCGCGGCTGATGACCGGGGCGATCTCGGCGGAGGCGGCGTGCAAGCTGACCGACCCGGACGGCGTGTCGTTCGGCGAGGCGGCGCACAAGGCCGGGTTCGACCCGTTGCGGATGGGGCGGGACGAGCAGGCCCTGCGGAACATCGGGCGGTTCGTGGAGCTGCACGTCGAGCAGGGGCGCGGGCTGGACGTGCCGGTCGGGCTCGCGTCCTCGATCCTGGCGCACGGCCGGTGGCGGTTCACGTTCACCGGCGAGGGCAACCACGCCGGCGCGACCCTCATCGAGGACCGGCGCGACCCGATGCTGCCGGCCTCCCAGCTGGTGCTGGCGGCGCGGCGGGCGGCGACCGGTGGCGCGCGGGCGACCGTGGGTCGGATCGTGCCGAACCCCGGTGGCACCAACGTGATCGCGTCCTCGGTGGACGTGTGGCTGGACGCCCGTGCCGCCGACGACGCCCGCACGCGGGAGGTCGTGGCGGCGATCTCGGAGGCCGCTGCTTCCGCCGCGCGAGAAGAGGGCTGCGAGGTGCGCGTCACGGAGGAGTCGTACGGCGACACCGTGCACTTCGACACGGGGTTGCGGGACGAGATCTCCGGCGTGCTGGGCGGGGTCCCGGCGCTGCCGACCGGTGCGGGCCACGACGCGGGCATCCTCGCCGGGCACGTCCCGACCACGATGCTGTTCGTGCGCAACCCGACCGGCGTGAGCCACGCGCCGGCCGAGCACGCGGAAGCCGACGACTGCGCGGCCGGCGTGGTCGCGCTCGCCTCGACGCTGGAGCACCTGGCGCGATGAAGAGCTTCTGGTGCGAGCGGGCGTGGCTGCCGGACGGCGTCGCGTCCCGCGTGCTGGTCCGGGCGGACCGGGGGCGGATCGTGTCCGTGTCCACTGTGGACACGATCCCGCTGGGCTGCGAACGCCTGTACGGCATGGTGTTCCCCGGGTTCGCCAACGCCCACTCGCACGCGTTCCACCGCGGTCTGCGCGGCCGGACGCACGGCGACGGCGGCACGTTCTGGACGTGGCGCGACCGCATGTACGAGCTGGCGTCGTCGTTGACGCCGGACTCGTACCTGCGGCTCGCGCGCGCGGTGTACGCCGAGATGGCGGTGGCCGGCGTGACGGCGGTGGGGGAGTTCCACTACCTGCACGACGGCGGCAACGAGATGGGCGAGGCGCTGCGCCAGGCTGCCCTCGACGCCGGCATCCGCATCACCCTGTTGGACGCTTGCTACCTGGCGGGCGGCATCGGGCAGCCGGTGAGCGGGGTGCAGGAGCGGTTCTCCGACGGCACCGGCGAGAAGTGGGCCGCCAGGGTGTCCGACCTGCGCGAAGACGACAACACGAAGATCGGCGCGGCGATCCACTCCGTGCGCGCTGTGCCACGTGAAACGTTGTCGCTGGTAGCGGGCGCGTTCCCCGATCGGCCGCTGCACGTCCACCTGTCGGAGCAACCGGCGGAGAACGAGGCCTGCCTGGAGGCCTACGGGCTCACGCCGACGCAGTTGCTGGCCGAGGCCGGTGCCCTGTCGCCCCGCCTGACCGCCGTCCACGCGACCCACCTGTCCACTTCGGACATCCACTTGCTGGGTTCCCACGGCGTGGGCGCGTGTTTCTGCCCGACCACGGAGGCGGATCTGGCCGACGGCATCGGTCCGGCCCGTGAGCTGAACGACGCCGGGAGCCCGCTGTCGCTGGGCAGCGACCAGCACGCGGTGGTCGACCCGCTGCTGGAGGCGCGCGGCCTGGAGCACGGCGAACGCCTGCGCACCGGGCAGCGCGGCCGGTTCGCGCCGGCGGAGCTGGTGGCGGCGCTGACCAACCACGCCGCGCTCGGCTGGGACGCGGGCCGCATCGAGGTCGGCGCACCGGCCGACCTGGTCGCGGTGCGGCTGGACTCGGCCCGCACCGCGGGCTGCGCGGACGAGCAGGTCGTGCTGGTCGCCACCGCCGCCGACGTGTCGATCGTGGTGTCCGGTGGCAGGGTGGTGGCGCGGAACGGGGTCCACGAGACCCTCGGCGACGTGGGCAGGCTGTTGACGGAGGCGCTGTGAGCACGCTCATCACCGGCATCGGCGAGCTGACGACCAACGACCCCGACCTGGGTCGCCTGACCGGCGCGGCGCTGGTCCTGGCGGACGGCGTGGTCGCCTGGGTGGGTCCCGCGTCGAGCGCGCCGGCCGCCGACACCCGCGTGGACGTCGAGGGTCGGGCTGTGCTGCCCGGGTGGGTGGACAGCCACACGCACCTGGTGTTCGCGGGCGACCGGACCGCCGAGTTCGAGGCGCGGATGGCCGGAAAGCCCTACACCGCGGGCGGTATCGCCACGACCGTCAACGCCACCCGGGCGGCGTCGGACGACGAGCTGTCCTCGGTCATCCAGAGGCACGTGGCCGAGGCGGTCGCGCAGGGCACCACGTACGTGGAGACCAAGACCGGGTACGGCCTGACGGTGGCGGACGAGGTGCGGTCCGCGCGCATCGCGGGCGAGCACGCCGACGAGGTCACGTTCCTGGGCGCGCACCTGGTGCCGCCGGGGGCGGACGCGGATTCGTATGTCGCCCTGGTGGCCGGTGAGATGCTCGACGCCGTCGCGCCTTTCGTCCGGTGGGCGGACGTGTTCTGCGAGCGCGGTGCGTTCGACGAGGACCAGTCCCGCACGGTCCTGAAGGCCGCCGCGGCTCGCGGGCTGGGCTTGCGGGTGCACGGCAACCAGCTCGGCGAGGGGCCGGGCGTGCGGCTGGCGGTGGAGTTGGGCGCGGCCAGCGTGGACCACTGCACCTATCTGTCCACTTCGGACATCGACGCGTTGGCCGGTTCGAACACCATCGCCACCCTGCTGCCGGCGTGCGACCTGTCCACCCGCCAGTCCCTGCCGCCGGCCCGTGAGCTGCTGGACGCGGGGGCGACCGTGGCGCTGGCCAGCAACTGCAACCCGGGCAGCTCTTACACGACGTCCATGGCGTACTGCGTGACCACCGCTGTGCTCCAGATGCACATGTCCGTGGAGGAGGCCGTGTACGCGGCCACCCGTGCGGGCGCGTTGGCGCTGGACCGTGCCGACCTCGGTCACCTGGCAGTGGGCGCGCGGGCGGACGTCCACGTGCTCGACGCGCCCAGCGCGACCCACCTGGCCTACCGCCCCGGCGTGCCGTTGACGCACGCCGTGTGGCGGAAGGGAGAACGCGTCCGGTAGGCCCTAACCCTCGCCGGGCCTACCGGAGTGCGTCAGCAACGTCGTCACGTGCGGCGACACTCCCCATACAAGGCCCCCCGACCTCTCGCCCGCCATCGGGGCGGCGGGTTGCGGGGATCCCACCCGATCGGGGTGCATTGCGGGACAACGACGCAGCGTGAGCGGGCAACACGGCGTGCCCTAGCGTGTACACATGGCACCTCGCGCAACGATGGCCAGCACCGGCCAACTCGCCTCAGCAGCCCGAGGATCCGTCGCCTTCACCGCCGCGCTGAAGCTGGCCGACTGGGTCGGCTCCGGCCGCGAGGTGACCAAGCGGGGCGTGCCGAAGCCCGCCGCCGCCGTCGAGCTGTGCGACCTGCTCGGCATCGAGCCGCACTCCCGCAAGCCCCGCAGCGCGCTGGACATCGCCCCGCTGATGACGGTGTGGTCGGTGGCGGTCGTCGCGGACCTCATCGAACAGGTGGGGGACCGGGTGCGGGTCGGACCGGGCCTCCGGGTGTGGCGCGAGGGACGGCCGGAGGAGGTGCTCGAGGCGTGGGTCCGGTGCGCGCAAGAGCTGCTCACCCCTCCGGACGACATGGAGGAAGACGACCTCGCCCGCCTGGCCGCGCTCGTCGTCCTCCACGAGGCCGAGGACGCCGTCACGCTCGACGACCTGCGCCTGGCGATCGCGGAGTTCTTCGGGGACGCCGGACTGGACTGCTCGTGCCCCGACTGCACGTCGCCCGAGGCCCTGCGGTACGCCGACGAGTCCGGTTCCGGCCGGCCACCGGCCTGGCAGGTCGCCGGTCTGCTGAGCGAGTTCGGCATCGCCGCGCTCCGGGGCGACGAGGTCACGCCGACCCTCCTCGGCCGGTGGTTCACCGCCCTGGTGTTCCGCGACGGCGCACCGTCCCCCGACCTCGACGCGGCGACCCTGATCGCCGCGGTGAACGGCCTCCCGCACAGGCTGAAACTGGTGATGTCCCGCCCGTGGCTGTCCGCCCGCACCCCCGCGGCAGCGGCCCGCGACCTCCTCGCCGCCGCCGAGCACACCTCCGGCGGGCTCCGCCTCACCGCCTTGGCGTTGCTCGACGAGTGCGGTCCCGAGGCCGAGCCCGCGTGGCGCGAGTGGGCCACGAAGGACGGCTTCGGTGCCTACGCCCGGTCCTGGCTGTCCCAACGGTCGGGCACCGCGCTCGCCGAGGCCGACAAGGCGTGGCTGACGGTGGACGCCCTGATCACCACACTGGACGAACTGCCACCCGAACTCCCCGAGGAGGTGGTGGCGGAAGCGGTGCACGCGCAGATCGGTACCGGGGTGTCCGAGGCCCTGCCACGCCTGGCGGCGAGCGACCACCCCGACGCACCCCGCCTGGTGGCCCTGCTGACCGACCCGGGCACCCCACGTCCTCGCCCGGATCGCGCCGGCGTCGGCTACGAGCTGGAGATCCGCCTCCGGTACGTGGAGAACCCGCCCGTCTGGCGCAGGCTGCGCGTACCCGCCGAGCTCACCCTCGGCGAGCTCCACCACGTAGTCCAGGTAGCCATGGGCTGGGACAACTCCCACATGCACGCGTTCGAACACCGCACGGGCCGGTACGGCACGTCCGACCGCGACCTGGGGTTCCGCGACGAGCACGCGGTGACCGTGTCCCAGCTGCTCGCGAAGGTCGGCGACAAGATCCTCTACACCTACGACTTCGGCGACGACTGGGAACACGACATCACGTTGAAGAAGATCGTCCCGTCAAGCGACATCGCGTGCACGGCAGGCGAGGGCGCGTGCCCACCCGAAGACTGCGGCGGCCCGGGGGGCTACGAGAACCTGAAAGCGGCAGTGACGGACCCGACCGCCCAGGACCACGCCGACCTGCTCGAATGGCTGGGCTTGGACTCGGGCGACGACTTCGACCCGACAACGTTCTCCCCCGAAACCACCACCCAAGCCCTCAACCGCACCCGCCACTGACCAGCCTGCAGCGCGGATCCTCCGGCACATCCGGTCCGTCGAGCGAGCAGTCAGCCCGCCTTGCCGAGTGAGCAGTCGGCCCGGCGTTGCCGAGTGGCAGTCCGCCGGAGAGGACACAACCCAACTTGGGCTTCTTGCTTTTGTCATCTCCGTATGGCCTGCCCGAAGGGCTACCACAGATTTCCCCGGGTGCAGCCGAAAGTTTTTGCGAGGAACGAGCAAAAAGTTTTAGCGGCACCCGGGGAAATCTGTGGTAGGCTCTGCCAGGCCATACGGAGATGACAAAAGCAAGAAGCCCCCGCCGTTGCAGTTGAGTCATCTTTGGTGGCCTGCCCGCCGGCGAGGCGCTTTTAATCTTTGAACCGGAACGCTTCGCTCTCAAGGCGAACGCGCTTCGCGCTGGGACGC
This DNA window, taken from Saccharothrix variisporea, encodes the following:
- the hutH gene encoding histidine ammonia-lyase, producing the protein MQQPVHLGPKPLTREDVHAVARGDAPVALTDAAREAVTTARAHIERLATAEKPTYGVSTGFGALAVRHIPPDRRAALQQSLVRSHAAGAGPEVEREVVRALVLLRLKTLASGHTGVRLETAEAMAAMLNAGITPVVHEFGSLGCSGDLAPLSAAALALTGEGFVRDAQNNLVPAADALKQAGITPVKLAEKEGLALINGTDGMLGMLVLAIKDLHQLLDVADLTAAMSVEALLGTDRVFAADLHALRPHPGQGRSAKRMAELLAGSEIMESHRGPDCTRVQDAYSLRCSPQVHGAARDTVAYAETVADRELASSIDNPVVLPDGRVESNGNFHGAPIAYVLDFLAIPVADVASIAERRTDRMLDVNRSHGLPPFLADDPGVDSGHMIAQYTQAAIVSELKRLAVPASVDSIPSSAMQEDHVSMGWSAARKLRKAVDGLRTVLAIELLTAARALDLRAPLKPAPATAAAVAKLRELVPGPGPDRHLAPEIAAAEDLIRSGAL
- the hutU gene encoding urocanate hydratase, with product MVQADRVTVRADRGTQLTAQNWQTEAALRMFHNNLDPAVAERPEDLVVYGGTGKAARDWPSFHAISRELAALKEDETLLVQSGRPVGVMRTHEWAPRVLIANSNLVPDWANWPEFRRLEAEGLTMYGQMTAGSWIYIGTQGILQGTYETFAAVARKRFNGTLKGTLTVTAGLGGMGGAQPLAVTMNEGVALCIEVDRQRAERRVETRYLDEIADDIDDAIARCLKAKSEGRALSVGLIGNAAEVLPELLRREVPVDVVTDQTSAHDPLAYLPKGVSVEDWHDYAAKKPDEFTDRSRESMADHVEAMVGFQDRGAEVFDYGNSIRGEAKLGGYERAFDFPGFVPAYIRPLFCEGKGPFRWAALSGDPADIAKTDAAILELFPENEQLARWIKMAGERVEFQGLPARICWLGYGERHLAGLKFNEMVASGELSAPIVIGRDHLDCGSVASPYRETEAMADGSDAIADWPLLNALVNTASGATWVSIHHGGGVGIGRSIHAGQVTVADGTELAARKIERVLTNDPGMGVIRHVDAGYPEASAVAAAKGVHIPMAHND
- a CDS encoding allantoate amidohydrolase, producing the protein MTDLADIADVGRDARRGGYSRHGFDRVELELRQWFTEEATRRGLDVVPDRNGNLWAWWGKPGPDAVVTGSHLDSVPGGGAFDGPLGVVSALQAIDLLRAKNFSPAKSIALVVFVEEEGGRFGVACLGSRLMTGAISAEAACKLTDPDGVSFGEAAHKAGFDPLRMGRDEQALRNIGRFVELHVEQGRGLDVPVGLASSILAHGRWRFTFTGEGNHAGATLIEDRRDPMLPASQLVLAARRAATGGARATVGRIVPNPGGTNVIASSVDVWLDARAADDARTREVVAAISEAAASAAREEGCEVRVTEESYGDTVHFDTGLRDEISGVLGGVPALPTGAGHDAGILAGHVPTTMLFVRNPTGVSHAPAEHAEADDCAAGVVALASTLEHLAR
- a CDS encoding formimidoylglutamate deiminase; the protein is MKSFWCERAWLPDGVASRVLVRADRGRIVSVSTVDTIPLGCERLYGMVFPGFANAHSHAFHRGLRGRTHGDGGTFWTWRDRMYELASSLTPDSYLRLARAVYAEMAVAGVTAVGEFHYLHDGGNEMGEALRQAALDAGIRITLLDACYLAGGIGQPVSGVQERFSDGTGEKWAARVSDLREDDNTKIGAAIHSVRAVPRETLSLVAGAFPDRPLHVHLSEQPAENEACLEAYGLTPTQLLAEAGALSPRLTAVHATHLSTSDIHLLGSHGVGACFCPTTEADLADGIGPARELNDAGSPLSLGSDQHAVVDPLLEARGLEHGERLRTGQRGRFAPAELVAALTNHAALGWDAGRIEVGAPADLVAVRLDSARTAGCADEQVVLVATAADVSIVVSGGRVVARNGVHETLGDVGRLLTEAL
- the hutI gene encoding imidazolonepropionase, producing the protein MSTLITGIGELTTNDPDLGRLTGAALVLADGVVAWVGPASSAPAADTRVDVEGRAVLPGWVDSHTHLVFAGDRTAEFEARMAGKPYTAGGIATTVNATRAASDDELSSVIQRHVAEAVAQGTTYVETKTGYGLTVADEVRSARIAGEHADEVTFLGAHLVPPGADADSYVALVAGEMLDAVAPFVRWADVFCERGAFDEDQSRTVLKAAAARGLGLRVHGNQLGEGPGVRLAVELGAASVDHCTYLSTSDIDALAGSNTIATLLPACDLSTRQSLPPARELLDAGATVALASNCNPGSSYTTSMAYCVTTAVLQMHMSVEEAVYAATRAGALALDRADLGHLAVGARADVHVLDAPSATHLAYRPGVPLTHAVWRKGERVR
- a CDS encoding plasmid pRiA4b ORF-3 family protein; this encodes MAPRATMASTGQLASAARGSVAFTAALKLADWVGSGREVTKRGVPKPAAAVELCDLLGIEPHSRKPRSALDIAPLMTVWSVAVVADLIEQVGDRVRVGPGLRVWREGRPEEVLEAWVRCAQELLTPPDDMEEDDLARLAALVVLHEAEDAVTLDDLRLAIAEFFGDAGLDCSCPDCTSPEALRYADESGSGRPPAWQVAGLLSEFGIAALRGDEVTPTLLGRWFTALVFRDGAPSPDLDAATLIAAVNGLPHRLKLVMSRPWLSARTPAAAARDLLAAAEHTSGGLRLTALALLDECGPEAEPAWREWATKDGFGAYARSWLSQRSGTALAEADKAWLTVDALITTLDELPPELPEEVVAEAVHAQIGTGVSEALPRLAASDHPDAPRLVALLTDPGTPRPRPDRAGVGYELEIRLRYVENPPVWRRLRVPAELTLGELHHVVQVAMGWDNSHMHAFEHRTGRYGTSDRDLGFRDEHAVTVSQLLAKVGDKILYTYDFGDDWEHDITLKKIVPSSDIACTAGEGACPPEDCGGPGGYENLKAAVTDPTAQDHADLLEWLGLDSGDDFDPTTFSPETTTQALNRTRH